ATTCTTTTACTGAATAagatgttttcttttgtttatttatgagTTGTTGCCTGTTTTGGGTGAAGACAGGCTTGATTCCTAACATgtacaaaagaaaatacatCCTGAACAAGAAGAATTTGGCAGTAAACAAAATCAGGTTCCTTGTTGTCTTTTCAAACCcagaataaatcaaatttatcatttgcAAGCAGCAAAAGTGGCTACCATTACGCTTAATACATGCTTCATGActatatttatgacattttcattttatgaaaCCACTGATGCTCCTATAGGCTTACATTGTTGTCATAAACTTCTATTTCTTACAAAGGATCTTCACGTAGATACCAGCTCATATTCATGATTATATTCTTTAGAAGAATACAACTACGCGTCCCAAATTTATATCCCAACTTTTGCATCTCAAGCAATATCAACATGTAATTCAAAAGTAAAGCCACATCACTGTTTGGATATATACATAGGAAGTATAACAGTATATGAGAGTACTAGATAACTGTAAGACCAATACTAAAGCATTTGATgcttttgagattttattttcaaaacatcTGGCACTCTTGCAGTGCACAACTGGTCCACCATTGTAAACTTTATATATCTACATACTAGTTGCTTaactatcaaaaaataaaaatatcaatggCTTTCCGGCATGCATAGAACTCATAATCATTTGAACTAGACCAAAATATCTCAATTTCATtaaggaaaaatgaaagaacATGATAAATCTATTCCTCAACATAGCCAGTGAACATAAGCTTATCTATCCAATGCTATTTCAAAGGAAGAGATCATACCTCCATAAGCTCTACTTTAGCAGTGTCAACACCCTCCACATCATCAAAGTTAACCATGTTTTTATTGGGTCGCCGACGTTTTGCCGGGCTATTAGCAGCAGAAAGTTGACGATAAAGAAGCCACATCAAAGGGGTTAAGGGAATCCACAAAGATATCActgtaattaaaatatttctcattGACATTAATGGTGACTGAGGAGCTGAGGTATAAGTTGTTCCCTTTTCTCTCATCAAACTAAGAAGAAATTTCTCATCATGATCTATTTTTCTAGCGGAAAACTCCCACTCAGGAGTAGAAGATTGATTCcctaaaaactttttcaaaatgttaaaattcactGGCAGTTCCACTCTCACACCGTCATTTCTGGCAGTTGTATGATCCACATTCTCAGCTGAATCATTTACTACTGGTAATTTTTCTTCTGTAATCTCAATATTTTCAGAAGTCTTAATGTCTGTGTTATAATATATCCGACGAGACCCCTCTTCAAGTAATACTTTTGTAACAGACCCGTTTTGAAGGCTTGTTATCAAGTCCGAATATGGAACAATCTTTGGTGATGGCAATGTCGTTAATTTGACAAGCAAATAGCACAGCCCAAGAGCGAGAGGTATCAAAGTAAACAAAGTCACCCTCCTAATATTCTTCCTCAAAAACAGCCCAATATCATTCAACACCAACCTAAGGGAAACCCTCTTCAATCTCACTGTCAACAAACGCAACCTTGGACGCAATCTTAACGACAGTCTCCTTCTCAATTTCCCATTTCCTCTATTCTCCACATGGGTTCCGTTATCTTCAATGCTTCCTTTCACTAATGGCCTAATTCCATTGCTACAACATACCCCATGTTGAGACTTACAACAATCATAAAATCCCAACAAAGAAACTCCACCTTTGCCAATGTTAAGAAACCTAAACCTATCGTTACGAAGCAACAAATGTGAAGATTTCCAGTAACAATTATAAAATCCCACAGAAGAATTATAACAGGCACTAGTATATCTCCTCAAAGACTTTGTCTTTCCACCATAAAGTCCAAAGTTATCTTGAGTAGACAGAAACCCATTATTGCAAACAACAGAAAAACAAGCCATCTCTTCTGTACAACAACACCAATTACTATACAGTCATACTACtcatcaacaaaacaaaatttaagcaATAGCCAGAAACAAAAAGAACGTCATTAAATGATTGGAACAAAGTAATATTGTTAAAGAAATGAAACGAACATGAAAATGATTACCAGGCGGGTGGTTGCCTTGTTGGCTTTGGTGGAAACAGAGAAATGAGTTTGCGAAGAGAAGGAAGATAGATAGAAGACACGGTTGGGGGAAAGCGTAAAAGATCTTATCAAAGTCAGTCCAATGGAGTTTGTCTACGTGGCACGCTGTCAATGGGTTAATCAGATTCTCAACTCTGTTCCTGGTTGCACACGAATacatttaatagtaaaataaactTAGGAATATggagtttttattaaaaaaaaaaaaacaaaaaaaagaggtAGTTTCTAAACTCTATAAGGTATAGCCAAAAATCAGATAAACCCCCTCAAGAATCACTTACAGCAAGGGACCCCCTACCCCCTGCTGTTAGTCCTagatcgttaattttaactggcAATAAgggcaaaaaaataataaatgttgtaattattaataaatatgttaaaatccACCACACGACTAGCGCAAACCCCACCCCATTCCCCAACGTGAGGGTGTTTAATTAATTCGAAGTTTGATAGTTCAAGGTGACTGTAAAGGTATTTGATtggagataaaaagaaaaaagattgattTAGGTTGAACTAATTTGGTCTTCGGTGAGACTTTCACAATGGTCGAGCAAAGAGAAAAGTTAGGGCTACTAGACTTGGACAGAGAGGGTATTAAAGTCATTTAACTCTCTTATGTTACTACCACTAATAAAAAAGTCCATCATCAATTCACATATAATATTTCAACATTCCTAAAAACCTAATAGtgaatattcaataaaaataaatttactatataatttatttgcaagagcaaaataaaaaaatttttatctttggcTTGAGATTTTATTAGATTGAtcctaataaaaagaaaatctccATTTATCAGATATATCTCCCTTATTTGAACATTTTTTCCTCAGCTCTAGCCCATAAATTACTTGAAGCAATTTCGAAATTAGAATTATCTCGATTGCTAATGAAGGTGAGTGAAACAAGCAATGTGGTAATAGTTACCAATGAAAACAGTGACACTACCTCTGATTGTCATGTTAGGGTTGCGAATGAAAGCTTACTTGTCGACCTCCACCGAGCATAGACAAGAATGATGATGCGgcgaagacgaagaagaagggTGGTTGAGAGTAAACAATTGGAGGAGCAGGAGCTAAATGAAAGGAATTTATGTTCAGGATtactattaaattaatcaatacaATAAAATGGGGCTGATtgataattcttttatatattattttatttaatttataagtaataatacATTTccgtaatcttttattatcgatagtgatgtgataaataatatatgaactaatttgattaccatattcattttaaatattaaaatattattaaaataatcttaatttttattataattaaatttttatttattaatttttttagagtaaaaatacttttatttttaattaatataacaaataatataaaaatattttataataattaaactcaagataatttaagtcaaatattATACGGTGTTAGTTTATTAcctctaataaaatataatagttatttatatatacttaattttatcaaatatagtaataatttatatttataaatgttcaAAGTAATCCACTTTCAAAGTAATCTtcaaattttggtaataaaacattcctCTAACTAAACGTCCCCTAAAGCGTCGTGCTTGAATAAAGACTGTTAGTcaaaactcaaaaataattttgaacatctacaatttgattcaaactttaattttgtttacttCATAATTAccagtatcttataatatacgatacgatatgatacaatacaagtATAAAACAATACATATCATGAGGTggattaaattaatacaatataatagaCATATCATACATATGTATCTTACAATACgatagatattataaataaaaattgatatactttttaaaaaaaatgatgatgtaaaAAAAACgtatataaaaatgtttaaatttttaatggtaatagtgatatttttcaaaatgatgatgtgttaattaaagtatttatttttttattgatattttattttttaaaaaccatattatatgatacaatatttgatatacgacataaaaaattaattttttgatacatGATCCAATGCACAATTTGACTACCCTCGTTTAACCCCCTTTTTTTTTGTCAGCTTCAACTCTGCCAGCTTGATTAATAGACCAACTAATTACAACTTGGGGTGATTTATGGTAATTGAATCATTCTCATTagaaattatgataataatttgaacAAAAGCTTAAACATTCCTCATggaaagaaagacaaaaaactTGTAATCATTTTCAGTTTCCTAATATGAAATTACAATATTAggaaataaaatctgaaaaatccAAGTACATTATACTTCAGGTTTTCTCTTCTTCATGCATGGCGTTtatgaagaaagaaatattGACTCTGGCAGGCACTCTCCGAAAGTTATTTTCTTGGGTGCAACATTCTTTTATATTCTTGAGACTCATGGGGTTCTCTGTTTTCCCCGTTGGCGCCTGTTGTTGAGGAAGGCCAGTAAGGTTGTGTTGTTAAGTCTGAGCTCGCTGAAGCCATTGCAGACCCTGATTCAGTTACATGTCTTACCGGGAtttaacttcaatttcattagtggaaaatatttatttgttgaaaaaagaaaaaaagagaaaattttgggGCTAAGAAAGCTTAGCTGCCCCAATAATTTGTTATGCTTTTccaattttataacttttaactGTAATTCGATTTGATCGCAAGAACACATAAACGACGTCGCATCGGTTGCTTTGTTAGTGCTCTGTTAAATACGCACGCATTTTCTCGAGAACGTTTCAGTCTGGTCAAATCGTTCGCTTTCACATGGCGTCGCTTCGGTCTTTTATTTGCTTGGTTATATTACATCAAAACTACCATTTTTAGaggctttattttttttttaagtatgatATTTATGACAAACCAAAGAAGAGCAGGGATCAATCATTCATAGGGTCAGATAAACCCGAAGATAATACTTACCCaggttgtttatttttaaatttttttttggcaattcAATGTTTAGGCCATACAGATTTGATGTTCATGGAGATCATTTCTGGGTTCAAGTTTTGGCTCGTTGTTTCCATGGTTTCTTCGTGTTTTTGctgctttgttttgtttgaattttttttgatattggTGCTGTTTGTTTGATTTCTCACTTGGTTTATTTCTATAAGATAGGCCTGCAATAACGTCGTTTACTGGTTTCTTATTCGTGTTTTTGCTTGCAATATCTGTGTTGAAGATATATGATTATTCATTTTGTTGTAAGAGATTTGCTTGAAGGTTGTATTTGGGTATCTTAAAGAATGATATTCATTTTCTTGTCTTGTAGTAAATTGACATTTCCTTTTCAGTATTGAAATTTTCTCCtgtttgttgttttttgttcTTGGATTTTACTTCCCTAGTTGTTTACTATAATTTGAGGGATTTGAGGTATTGGATTGTTGCTAGTTGTTTCTGGTAATCTTTATTATGCTACAGGTTTATTATATAATGAGTTAACAGTAACATTGTTGGTCTCGAAATTCTCTGACTAATATAAGTTGTCATTGATGTACTTCGGTTTTTCTTTGTACTTGGTACTTTCATCTCAGAAGGAAGTACTCCTGGTGATTTATCAATATTATGTTGTGGTTGCagattatagtttatttttcatcaCAACAACTAATTGGTTATTTCAATATCTATAGCATTTGCAATTGATAAATTTACTAACCCAGTTGTGTGACTTCAGAAATAATATCATATACTTTATTCACTCTCTGTCAGATATTGCAGTTTTTGATACAACATCGGTTAGGGAATCACCATGTCAAGTAAAGTAAAGCATAGTTATTTGCCTGGTCACATGCTATAGCTTGTTGGGGATAGTGGAATGGAAAGGAGAAGAATAGATGATTATGAGCCGGGTCCAGTTCCTTCACCTCGAGCAGTAGATAGATTTGGTTTTGTGAAGCAGGAACAAACTAGTTATCCTGAGATTGCAATTAAGAGCAGGTCAGCCATTGAATTTGAGAGGTATGTACTCTGTTTAGTgctaaaatttgaaacttttttggTTAGAATGATTGTAAAGAGCGGCAGTTAAGTGTTTCTGCTGAGTTGATTAACTTTTACTATTTCTTGTTTGCTGTGGATATTAACAATTTTCAGGGAGGAAAGACGAGTtagaaaatggagaaaaatgATTGGGGTTGGAGGGAGTGATTGGAAGCATTATGTTAGGCGTAAACCTCCTGTGGTCAAAAGGCGTGTAAGGAAAGGAATTCCTGATTGTTTAAGGGGTCTTGTTTGGCAGTTGATCTCTGGAAGTCGGGATCTTTTGCTGATGAACCCTGGTGTTTATGAGGTACATGTATTCTTCTTTTTGATATATGACATTGAAAATTGTCCTTACTTTTCgataaatacttttttatttcttatatgcCATGGAATTTGCTTGCCATATCTTTTTGTTCTTGAATCTGCATATAACTTGCTAGTAGTCATAGGCAAAGTTACCTGCTTTCTTTCTTCAGTTGCTATTTCATCCCCCTCCATAAATTTGAAGTAATAGTGACGATCTTGCTCTGCTTCCTTAATAATTACACCTGATTCCTTGTATGATCATTCTTTTATCTATCTGTCTTATTGGATTACCAAATGGGTTTTGTTGAgaatttatatcaatttcatTCCTAATCCTTAAAAAGCTTAGTGTTTATTCATAATCTGGGGACAACCTTTCTGCTGTTGTTTTATGATCCTGAATAAActtatattaacatattatgcAATCAAATGGCCATTGTCTgctttttgtttgtattttgtgTTGATGTTATGGGTCTCATATAtggaaatgttttttttttttcacatatacacaattttctctttctttgatcctcaaatattttgtcaattgatatttttcttcctttgtttcTCGCAATTTGATTGATATTATGCAGCTGATGAAATCTTTTTTGTGGCAGCAACTAGTTATATATGAGACATCAGCTTCAGAACTGGATATAATTCGGGATATTTCACGTACATTCCCTTCTCATGTTTTCTTCCGCCAGAGACATGGACCTGGTCAAAGGTCTCTTTATAATGTTTTGAAGGCATATTCTGTATATGACAGAGATGTTGGATATGTTCAGGTTTGACTGAGATACTCTAATGCTTTAATGAATTTTGCATTCACTTTGACAAGATACCAATTGATAATTCAGATTTTGACTTGCAGGGAATGGGGTTTCTAGCTGGTCTTTTACTTCTTTACATGAGTGAAGAGGATGCGTTTTGGTTAATGGTTGCATTATTGAAAGGAGCTGTACATGCCCCTATGGAAGGATTGTATCAGGTAATTCCTTACTATTAAGTGCTTCTTTGAATTATTCTGAGGTTTTGCATTCAGATAAAACCATCAATTAGCTGATAACTGAAGATTTGAGGGAGTTGAACTTAAATCTTACAAGTTGATAATCTGAAAAAGAATCTTGGAAGAAACTGACTTcttgttattattgtttaactTAGTAAGATTCATTTCTATCTGGGGttagcttatatatatatttaaacacaAAAGTGGGATGAAGTATTCTACAGTTTCCTGAGAGCTTTATGTTATGCCCATGAAATAGGCGGGGTTACCTCTTGTGCAACAGTACTTGTATCAGTTTGACCACTTGGTGCAGGAGCACTTACCAAAGCTTGGAGAGCATTTTACTAAAGAAATGATAAATCCTAGTATGTATGCAAGTCAGTGGTTCATAACTGTTTTCTCATACTCTTTTCCATTCCATTTGGCTCTCCGAATTTGGGATGTCTTCCTTTTTGAGGTCAGTGATcattattatagtattttatgAATTGTTTAGAAGctcattttgtttgtttttttttttaataatgttatattagCATATATTAAtaccttttcttacttttttttttcctccccaCAGGGTGTTAAGATTGTTTTCAAAGTTGGTTTGGCCCTCTTAAAATACTGCCATGATGACTTGGTGAATAACTAATTACCTAAAGTCTACTTCAGATCTGAAAAAAGGGGTATTCTGcttatagatatttttttatttcaggtAAAATTACCCTTTGAGAAACTCATACAT
The genomic region above belongs to Mangifera indica cultivar Alphonso chromosome 15, CATAS_Mindica_2.1, whole genome shotgun sequence and contains:
- the LOC123198159 gene encoding probable inactive ATP-dependent zinc metalloprotease FTSHI 3, chloroplastic, coding for MACFSVVCNNGFLSTQDNFGLYGGKTKSLRRYTSACYNSSVGFYNCYWKSSHLLLRNDRFRFLNIGKGGVSLLGFYDCCKSQHGVCCSNGIRPLVKGSIEDNGTHVENRGNGKLRRRLSLRLRPRLRLLTVRLKRVSLRLVLNDIGLFLRKNIRRVTLFTLIPLALGLCYLLVKLTTLPSPKIVPYSDLITSLQNGSVTKVLLEEGSRRIYYNTDIKTSENIEITEEKLPVVNDSAENVDHTTARNDGVRVELPVNFNILKKFLGNQSSTPEWEFSARKIDHDEKFLLSLMREKGTTYTSAPQSPLMSMRNILITVISLWIPLTPLMWLLYRQLSAANSPAKRRRPNKNMVNFDDVEGVDTAKVELMEIVSCLQGAINYQKLGAKLPRGVLLVGPPGTGKTLLARAVAGEAGVPFFTVSASEFVELFVGRGAARIRDLFSAARKCAPAIIFIDELDAVGGKRGRSFNDERDQTLNQLLTEMDGFESDMKVVVIAATNRPEALDPALCRPGRFSRKILVGEPDQEGRRKILSVHLRGVPLEEDTHLIGDLVASLTPGFVGADLANIVNEAALLAARRGSETVTREDIMEAIERAKFGINDRQLKPSTISKELGKIFPWMPSLVGRNDTKPDNLRGPLGYQTLS
- the LOC123197345 gene encoding EVI5-like protein, with translation MERRRIDDYEPGPVPSPRAVDRFGFVKQEQTSYPEIAIKSRSAIEFEREERRVRKWRKMIGVGGSDWKHYVRRKPPVVKRRVRKGIPDCLRGLVWQLISGSRDLLLMNPGVYEQLVIYETSASELDIIRDISRTFPSHVFFRQRHGPGQRSLYNVLKAYSVYDRDVGYVQGMGFLAGLLLLYMSEEDAFWLMVALLKGAVHAPMEGLYQAGLPLVQQYLYQFDHLVQEHLPKLGEHFTKEMINPSMYASQWFITVFSYSFPFHLALRIWDVFLFEGVKIVFKVGLALLKYCHDDLVKLPFEKLIHALRNFPEHSMDPDTLLPMAYSIKVSRRLEELKHEYDKKNEKISSICRN